The window GAATTCCGCCCACCGGTACAATGACGCTGATATGAGGTGTGTTATTGTTGGAGCATAGTCTCGACATGGTTTTAAGCCGGTGCGCTCCGGTGCGTATTTTGGCATCGGCGATCACGCCGGGACAGGGTATATTAGCTGCATTAAAGCCGGGCTCGCCTTCACTGGAGAGTCCGACCAGGTTAAACTCCGAATCGAAGGCGAATAACTTTTCCAATTTGATAATGGACAGAGTGACAAAATAGCGGTGGAATTGTTCATTTAGTTGAGTTTGGATAATACTACTGTCTTTGGCCTGTAATGCCGCACGAAATGGTTGGTTGGTTTGAATGGATAAGCCCAGTTCGGCGGTTTTTTGGATGGTTTGATCCAGAATGTCATCCACTTTGATTTTTGCCAGGCGTTCAAACGCTTCCAGCTGATTTTCCAGAGCCAGCTTACGGTAGATTTCTCCCGTCACCATCGCCAGTACCATACCCAGCAATCCCATGGCCAAAACAGTGAGGCCGAGGCTGGTACGCATGGAAGAGCGAATTTTAATCATTATTTTGCGCTATTCGTGTAGGTAGGGATATCCTTTCGCCAACCACTCCTCAAACCCCCCTCTAAACCAGTATGTATTTTTATACCCGCAGTCTATCGCAATCTTGACAGCTTTTGCACTGCGCCCACACTTAATACCATTACAATAAAACAGAGCCGCCTGTGTTTTCTTCGGTATCACTTTAGCCAGGCTTTGGCAGTTGGTGTCGATATCTGGCAAACTCACCGAACCTTCCAAGTATCCTTGCTTGCGGTCCCCTGGAATACGAGAGTCCACCACGATAACATCTGGGTTAGAATTGACCAATTCGATAAATTCCTCAGCAGAAACCTTTACGGTTCCCTTAATATTATCAGGTGAATTGTCGGATTGGGGTTTCGCCGGCACCGTAGTGGCAGCAATGGTCAAAACCATGGCAAATAGCGCTATCACTCTGAATTTATTTGAAAAAATCATTGTGCACCTGTTGAATGCTTGAGTTGTCGGGGGACGGGAGATCCCAATTCACGCGAGGCTACCAGGGTATATCGGACACTGTGTCCAATTATTTACAAAACCAAAGCCCAAAGCCAGGATTTTTAGCCGGGAATCAGAGAGGGGGTCCGGAAAACAGGCTGTTATTAAGCAGCCAGTGCACGTAAATACTGGCAGCGTAGCCCAGCGCAATAACGGGCGTCCATTTTAAATGACCAAAAAAGGTGTAATGGCCTTTGGCTTGTCCCATTAGTGCCACACCCGCGGCACTGCCAATGGACAATAAGCTACCGCCCACACCCGCAGTCAGCGTCACCAACAACCACTGCCCCAAAGACATATGCGGTTCCATATTTAAGACTGCAAACATGACTGGAATATTGTCCACAATCGCTGAGATGACTCCCACGGCCACATTGGCCGAAAAAGCTCCCCATTGTTGGTACATCACTTCCGAAGCCATGGCCAAATAACCCATATAGCCCAAGCCACCCACACAGAGTACCACACCGTAGAAGAACAACAGAGTATCCCATTCGGCACGGGCGACATTGCGGAAAATATCGTAGTTGTGGTCAGGATGATTGTAGATTGTATCTTCTTCGTTGTTATCGTCGTTCCAGCTGGCATCGTCCTTATTTTCAAACTCGTTGTAAGCCTCTGGACGAGCGCTGGAACCGATGTTTTGAATTGCGAAACTTTTTTTCAGGTAGAAACTAAAAAACTGTAAATAGGCCAGACCCGTCATCATGCCCACCATAGGGGGTAAATGGAAAAAATTGTGAAAACTGACGGCGGTGGCAATGGTGAGTAAAAATAACATCATGATACGTTTGGCACCACGGCGCATCCGTACCTTCTCGGAAGTGGGTTTGGGTTGCTCATCTGGGATGGCAAAATGCATGATAGCGGCGGGAACGACGAAGTTCACTACTGATGGAATGAATAAATAGAAAAATTGATGGAAATCCACGATGCCTTTTTGCCAAACCATCAGTGTAGTAATGTCCCCAAAGGGGCTGAAGGCGCCACCGGCATTAGCGGCCACTACTATGTTAATGCAAGCAATACCGATGAATTTAGGACTGTCGACGCCCACCGCCAGAACCACAGCACACATTAACAATGCTGTGGTCAGATTATCCGCCACCGGTGAAATGAAAAATGCCAGAATTCCGGTCAACCAGAACAGCTTACGATAACTGAAATTACGGCTCACTAACCAGGCACGCAGGGCATCGAAAATTTTCCGCTCTTCCATCACGTTGATGTAGGTCATGGCCACCAGCAGAAACAGCATGAGTTCGGCGAACTCCAGGATATTATGCCGTACAGCAATTTCCGCGGCGTGGTTGTGACCGGCGTTGGCATAAACTACCGCGATCATGGCCCAGATGACACCGGCGGCCAAAATTACCGGTTTGGACTTACGCAAATGGGTAAATTCCTCCGCCATTACCAGTAAATAAGCCAATGCAAAAATGGCCAGGGCAATGTAACCCACATTGTGGGTGGTAAGGTCCAGTTGCACTCCGTTCTCGGTTGCAAAGGCTGCTGTGGGCAGTAGCCATGCTAAGGCACAAAAGACGATAGTCGAGATGGTGAAGATGATTTTGTTCAAGATATAACCTCTACATTAGTCCTTGTATTAAACCGGCCTTGAAATGCAAATGGCAATGAAATAGAAAGTCATTTTAGCGGTTTATGCTGATAAAGGCGACACTTCCGATGGATGTGGTCGGATCTCAAGGAATCGATTATTGTTTAGCCCGAAGTTTATAAATCCGGCCTTGGTTCGAGAAACTCAAAAAGTACAGCTCACCCTCGTTGTCTTGGGCAAAGGACACGATTTGGTAATCCGTATCAAACAGCAGTTGGTTTTCCGCGAGGTCTGAGTAGGGGTTACGTAAACCCCACACTTTGCCAACCACAAAGTCTGCGTAGAAATATACTCCTTTGGCAGAAGGAATACGCTGTCCGCGGTAGACATATCCGCCGGTGACCGACGCGGCATGGCCATGACGGCTGTTGGGAACTGGAAATCGCTTGTAGTCCAGAACGGGTTTTTCATAGTACTCAGCAGGGTTGCAGGGTTTATTTCTGTAGTCGGCATTACCTTCGTAGCAG of the Gammaproteobacteria bacterium genome contains:
- the nhaD gene encoding sodium:proton antiporter NhaD, producing the protein MPTAAFATENGVQLDLTTHNVGYIALAIFALAYLLVMAEEFTHLRKSKPVILAAGVIWAMIAVVYANAGHNHAAEIAVRHNILEFAELMLFLLVAMTYINVMEERKIFDALRAWLVSRNFSYRKLFWLTGILAFFISPVADNLTTALLMCAVVLAVGVDSPKFIGIACINIVVAANAGGAFSPFGDITTLMVWQKGIVDFHQFFYLFIPSVVNFVVPAAIMHFAIPDEQPKPTSEKVRMRRGAKRIMMLFLLTIATAVSFHNFFHLPPMVGMMTGLAYLQFFSFYLKKSFAIQNIGSSARPEAYNEFENKDDASWNDDNNEEDTIYNHPDHNYDIFRNVARAEWDTLLFFYGVVLCVGGLGYMGYLAMASEVMYQQWGAFSANVAVGVISAIVDNIPVMFAVLNMEPHMSLGQWLLVTLTAGVGGSLLSIGSAAGVALMGQAKGHYTFFGHLKWTPVIALGYAASIYVHWLLNNSLFSGPPL
- a CDS encoding rhodanese-like domain-containing protein; this translates as MIFSNKFRVIALFAMVLTIAATTVPAKPQSDNSPDNIKGTVKVSAEEFIELVNSNPDVIVVDSRIPGDRKQGYLEGSVSLPDIDTNCQSLAKVIPKKTQAALFYCNGIKCGRSAKAVKIAIDCGYKNTYWFRGGFEEWLAKGYPYLHE